A single genomic interval of Takifugu flavidus isolate HTHZ2018 chromosome 19, ASM371156v2, whole genome shotgun sequence harbors:
- the bub1 gene encoding mitotic checkpoint serine/threonine-protein kinase BUB1 isoform X1, whose translation MDINAWVECFEKRLSTYTGDDPLDQWDKFVDYLEQRIPEDDRREISQVFDSLVQRFLTVERYSDDIRYVKYCIKCASFYQDPTALYTYVYSKGVGHRTAALYVTWAQHFERRGMYEEADAVYQKAVKNQAQPAETVLNEYRQFQTRTKPKTSSSAESRNPLQNSHVTNQLMSHQEQHKASGDCSFKHPTIETIVTVSRSETSGTINSSQSSNVQFVSEYLKDELLCEGSELCFEEVRAAKYFRKLEEQQDDQTVDVLFAEEQFMRVEEENFMSMRDALGTIKQALGGVKSHMGQTAVVETSAAMNINPTQHSTGPPQLSSRRSSRRSLGLRLLTEPTFIHEALAVVPDQYQEERKVTSSDPDERLCHPALTDRSVRSPTSAPTSASTEPSPVLQAAAAEQMAPSLRGVSSTEKVLLQEDPEINTAVAQDVACLPEPDDRLNMSQGGTGNLSHITPNTSLGFVQATPSRVLPSPTVNTREALDVIMDMFQAPTLLEDPFNKTSAFPSSEVEAEPAPLKHGGDSYFTKPRAAASFTIFQDEQDKENISAAAPHPSLSKSKPIKALAEIRQVKKSNETPPELMPDESTMWGARYNSLNSLAACPNSTTDFAMLAQCVSTPFAFKTPHSSNFFQDEGTTENSGGGDGDDDEFMRRQPKKLSPIMEQSPAEETAISHMALPSDRLGTIVGEGLASAQLCSTSSTTLVQAPPPGVLSFRDQTISTRTTLDTDQEQPPKSKSPFSIKREPFKILEDLDEPAQNPVGDVPMSPEGTLKPDWLSIGSPEVPPETDLDAFLSPCRPKRADVPMTPEPPLCTAVPMSPATAPQSDGGRCLDVSMSSPTPARAAGPPLVSDPWDNDLISDLLSALTPPLPSHPHYITWSCNMPAISPRMTITMGKASLRVDCILGEGAFATVYQATNPATLEKVVLKVQKPANPWEFYINTQLDARLQPHTRHLFSNIRSAHLFNNGSVLLAQLHNYGTLLNAVNIYKTLSEKLMPQPLVMYLATCILTMVEQLHAIHIIHADIKPDNFLLGERFLENRCFEPENLDHGLVLIDLGQSIDLDLFPEGTAFTAKCLTSGFQCTEMLSGKPWNYQTDYFGVAGTVHCMLFGTYMQVTNDGGVWKTNGVFRRIPHSDLWQEFFHVLLNVPDCSGLPSLRGLRGKLTSVLQQDYSNKLGTLKSRLVVQLLERRKAAAK comes from the exons ATGGATATCAACGCCTGGGTCGA ATGTTTTGAAAAAAGGTTGAGCACGTATACGGGAGATGATCCACTGGATCAATGGGATAA GTTTGTAGATTATCTTGAGCAGAGGATACCTGAGGACGACCGTCGTGAGATATCTCAGGTGTTTGACAGCCTTGTGCAGAGGTTTTTGACTGTTGAGAGATACTCGGACGACATCAGATATGTGAAGTACTGCATCAAATGT GCGAGTTTTTACCAGGACCCCACTGCTCTGTACACCTATGTTTACAGTAAAGGGGTCGGCCACAGGACTGCTGCCCTCTACGTGACCTGGGCACAGCACTTTGAACGCAGAGGGATGTATGAAGAGGCAGACGCCGTCTACCAGAAAGCTGTGAAGAACCAAGCCCAGCCAGCTGAGACTGTTCTCAATGAATACAG GCAGTTTCAAACAAGAACCAAACCCAAGACTTCAAGCTCTG CAGAAAGCAGAAACCCTTTACAAAATTCTCATGtaaccaatcagctgatgtctCACCAAGAGCAACATAAG GCCTCTGGGGACTGTTCTTTCAAACATCCCACCATTGAAACCATTGTCAC AGTTTCCCGCTCTGAGACTTCTGGGACCATTAACTCCAGCCAGAGCTCCAACGTTCAGTTTGTGTCCGAGTACCTGAAGGATGAGCTGCTCTGTGAGGGGTCCGAGTTGTGTTTCGAGGAGGTCCGAGCGGCGAAATACTTCCGTAAACTGGAGGAGCAACAGGATGATCAGACAGTAGATGTTTTGTTTGCAGAAGAGCAGTTtatgagggtggaggaggagaacttCATGAGCATGAGAGATGCACTGGGGACGATCAAGCAGGCTCTGGGGGGTGTAAAGAGCCACATGGGGCAGACAGCTGTAgtggaaacatctgctgccATGAACATTAATCCTACTCAGCATTCCACCGGGCCTCCTCAGTTATCCAGTCGGCGCAGCAGCCGGCGCTCGCTCGGTTTGAGGCTGCTCACTGAGCCCACCTTCATCCACGAGGCCCTTGCTGTCGTCCCTGACCAATatcaggaggagagaaaggtcACATCCTCTGACCCTGATGAGAGACTGTGTCATCCAGCTCTAACTGACAGGAGTGTCCGGTCACCCACATCTGCACCGACGTCTGCATCTACGGAACCGTCACCTGTTCTTCAGGCAGCTGCGGCAGAACAGATGGCTCCGTCACTGCGGGGGGTCTCATCTACTGAGAAAGTTCTCCTTCAGGAGGACCCAGAGATCAACACTGCTGTAGCCCA GGATGTGGCATGTCTCCCTGAACCCGACGACAGACTCAACA tgtcACAGGGTGGGACCGGTAACCTTTCTCACATTACTCCCAACACATCACTGGGTTTTGTTCAGGCCACACCATCACGGGTGCTGCCGTCTCCTACAGTCAACACACGGGAAGCTCTGG ATGTTATCATGGACATGTTCCAGGCGCCAACCCTCCTCGAGGACCCGTTCAACAAAACATCGGCTTTTCCCTCGTCAGAGGTGGAGGCCGAACCGGCCCCACTTAAACATG GAGGGGACTCGTATTTCACTAAGCCCCGCGCTGCTGCCTCGTTTACTATCTTCCAGGATGaacaagacaaagaaaacatcag tgccgctgctcctcatccttcaCTCAGCAAATCTAAACCAATCAAAGCTCTGGCTGAGATACGGCAGGTTAAAAAATCAAAC GAGACGCCTCCTGAGCTGATGCCGGACGAGAGCACCATGTGGGGGGCCCGCTACAACTCCCTCAACTCCCTGGCAGCGTGTCCCAACAGCACCACCGACTTCGCCATGTTGGCCCAGTGTGTGTCCACACCGTTCGCATTCAAGACGCCTCACAGCAGCAACTTCTTCCAGGATGAAGGTACAAcag AGAACAgcggtggtggtgacggtgatGACGACGAATTTATGAGACGTCAACCGAAAAAACTCAG CCCCATCATGGAGCAGAGTCCAGCTGAAGAAACTGCCATCAGTCACATGGCCCTGCCCTCTGACAGGCTCGGGACCATTGTAGGTGAGGGTCTTGCCTCAGCCCAGCTCTGCTcgacctcctccaccaccctggtgcaggctccgccccctggtgTGTTGTCCTTCAGAGACCAGACCATCTCCACCAGGACTACATTGGACACAGACCAAGAGCAGCCCCCCAAGTCCAAGAGTCCATTTTCAATCAAGAGAGAACCATTCAAGATACTGGAGGATCTGGATGAACCGGCCCAGAATCCAGTCGGTGATGTTCCCATGAGTCCAGAGGGGACCCTCAAACCTGACTGGCTCAGCATCGGGAGCCCTGAGGTTCCACCGGAAACTGACCTGGATGCTTTCCTGAGCCCATGTCGGCCAAAGCGCGCTGATGTGCCCATGACCCCAGAACCACCGCTCTGCACAGCTGTACCCATGAGCCCAGCAACGGCGCCGCAGTCAGACGGAGGCCGGTGCTTGGACGTGTCCATGAGTTCACCAACGCCGGCACGTGCGGCCGGCCCACCACTGGTGTCTGACCCATGGGACAATGATCTGATCTCAGATTTGCTGTCGGCACTCACTCCGCCGCTACCCTCTCACCCTCATTACATCACCTGGTCCTGCAACATGCCCGCCATCAGCCCGCGGATGACCATCACCATGG GTAAAGCATCTCTAAGAGTCGACTGCATCCTTGGAGAAGGAGCCTTCGCCACCGTGTATCAGGCCACCAACCCTGCGACCTTAGAGAAGGTGGTGTTGAAG GTCCAGAAACCGGCCAATCCCTGGGAGTTTTACATCAACACCCAGCTGGACGCTCGGCTGCAGCCCCACACACGTCACCTCTTCAGCAACATCCGTTCAGCTCACCTGTTCAATAACGGCAGCGTTCTGCTTGCTCAGCTCCACAATTACGGCACCTTGCTG AATGCAGTGAACATCTACAAAACCCTGAGTGAGAAGCTGATGCCGCAGCCGCTTGTTATGTACCTGGCTACCTGCATCCTGACCatggtggagcagctgcacgCCATCCACATCATCCACGCTGACATCAAACCTGACAACTTCCTACTGGGAGAGAG GTTCCTGGAGAACAGGTGCTTTGAGCCAGAGAACTTGGACCACGGCCTCGTCCTCATTGACCTCGGCCAGAGCATCGACCTGGATCTTTTCCCAGAGGGCACCGCGTTCACTGCCAAGTGCCTGACATCAGGCTTCCAGTGCACTGAGATGCTGAGTGGGAAACCATGGAATTACCAG acgGATTACTTTGGAGTTGCAGGGACGGTTCACTGCATGCTGTTCGGGACCTACATGCAGGTGACAAATGATGGCGGCGTGTGGAAGACCAACGGTGTCTTCAGAAG AATTCCTCACAGCGACCTGTGGCAGGAGTTCTTCCACGTTCTTCTGAACGTTCCGGACTGTTCCGGGCTGCCAAGCCTGCGGGGCCTGCGTGGGAAGCTGACGTCGGTCCTGCAGCAGGACTACAGCAACAAACTCGGCACGTTGAAGAGTCGTCTGGTGGTTCAGCTGCTGGAGCGCCGGAAAGCAGCCGCAAAAtga
- the bub1 gene encoding mitotic checkpoint serine/threonine-protein kinase BUB1 isoform X3 — translation MDINAWVECFEKRLSTYTGDDPLDQWDKFVDYLEQRIPEDDRREISQVFDSLVQRFLTVERYSDDIRYVKYCIKCASFYQDPTALYTYVYSKGVGHRTAALYVTWAQHFERRGMYEEADAVYQKAVKNQAQPAETVLNEYRQFQTRTKPKTSSSAESRNPLQNSHVTNQLMSHQEQHKASGDCSFKHPTIETIVTVSRSETSGTINSSQSSNVQFVSEYLKDELLCEGSELCFEEVRAAKYFRKLEEQQDDQTVDVLFAEEQFMRVEEENFMSMRDALGTIKQALGGVKSHMGQTAVVETSAAMNINPTQHSTGPPQLSSRRSSRRSLGLRLLTEPTFIHEALAVVPDQYQEERKVTSSDPDERLCHPALTDRSVRSPTSAPTSASTEPSPVLQAAAAEQMAPSLRGVSSTEKVLLQEDPEINTAVAQDVACLPEPDDRLNMSQGGTGNLSHITPNTSLGFVQATPSRVLPSPTVNTREALDVIMDMFQAPTLLEDPFNKTSAFPSSEVEAEPAPLKHGGDSYFTKPRAAASFTIFQDEQDKENISAAAPHPSLSKSKPIKALAEIRQVKKSNETPPELMPDESTMWGARYNSLNSLAACPNSTTDFAMLAQCVSTPFAFKTPHSSNFFQDEENSGGGDGDDDEFMRRQPKKLSPIMEQSPAEETAISHMALPSDRLGTIVGEGLASAQLCSTSSTTLVQAPPPGVLSFRDQTISTRTTLDTDQEQPPKSKSPFSIKREPFKILEDLDEPAQNPVGDVPMSPEGTLKPDWLSIGSPEVPPETDLDAFLSPCRPKRADVPMTPEPPLCTAVPMSPATAPQSDGGRCLDVSMSSPTPARAAGPPLVSDPWDNDLISDLLSALTPPLPSHPHYITWSCNMPAISPRMTITMGKASLRVDCILGEGAFATVYQATNPATLEKVVLKVQKPANPWEFYINTQLDARLQPHTRHLFSNIRSAHLFNNGSVLLAQLHNYGTLLNAVNIYKTLSEKLMPQPLVMYLATCILTMVEQLHAIHIIHADIKPDNFLLGERFLENRCFEPENLDHGLVLIDLGQSIDLDLFPEGTAFTAKCLTSGFQCTEMLSGKPWNYQTDYFGVAGTVHCMLFGTYMQVTNDGGVWKTNGVFRRIPHSDLWQEFFHVLLNVPDCSGLPSLRGLRGKLTSVLQQDYSNKLGTLKSRLVVQLLERRKAAAK, via the exons ATGGATATCAACGCCTGGGTCGA ATGTTTTGAAAAAAGGTTGAGCACGTATACGGGAGATGATCCACTGGATCAATGGGATAA GTTTGTAGATTATCTTGAGCAGAGGATACCTGAGGACGACCGTCGTGAGATATCTCAGGTGTTTGACAGCCTTGTGCAGAGGTTTTTGACTGTTGAGAGATACTCGGACGACATCAGATATGTGAAGTACTGCATCAAATGT GCGAGTTTTTACCAGGACCCCACTGCTCTGTACACCTATGTTTACAGTAAAGGGGTCGGCCACAGGACTGCTGCCCTCTACGTGACCTGGGCACAGCACTTTGAACGCAGAGGGATGTATGAAGAGGCAGACGCCGTCTACCAGAAAGCTGTGAAGAACCAAGCCCAGCCAGCTGAGACTGTTCTCAATGAATACAG GCAGTTTCAAACAAGAACCAAACCCAAGACTTCAAGCTCTG CAGAAAGCAGAAACCCTTTACAAAATTCTCATGtaaccaatcagctgatgtctCACCAAGAGCAACATAAG GCCTCTGGGGACTGTTCTTTCAAACATCCCACCATTGAAACCATTGTCAC AGTTTCCCGCTCTGAGACTTCTGGGACCATTAACTCCAGCCAGAGCTCCAACGTTCAGTTTGTGTCCGAGTACCTGAAGGATGAGCTGCTCTGTGAGGGGTCCGAGTTGTGTTTCGAGGAGGTCCGAGCGGCGAAATACTTCCGTAAACTGGAGGAGCAACAGGATGATCAGACAGTAGATGTTTTGTTTGCAGAAGAGCAGTTtatgagggtggaggaggagaacttCATGAGCATGAGAGATGCACTGGGGACGATCAAGCAGGCTCTGGGGGGTGTAAAGAGCCACATGGGGCAGACAGCTGTAgtggaaacatctgctgccATGAACATTAATCCTACTCAGCATTCCACCGGGCCTCCTCAGTTATCCAGTCGGCGCAGCAGCCGGCGCTCGCTCGGTTTGAGGCTGCTCACTGAGCCCACCTTCATCCACGAGGCCCTTGCTGTCGTCCCTGACCAATatcaggaggagagaaaggtcACATCCTCTGACCCTGATGAGAGACTGTGTCATCCAGCTCTAACTGACAGGAGTGTCCGGTCACCCACATCTGCACCGACGTCTGCATCTACGGAACCGTCACCTGTTCTTCAGGCAGCTGCGGCAGAACAGATGGCTCCGTCACTGCGGGGGGTCTCATCTACTGAGAAAGTTCTCCTTCAGGAGGACCCAGAGATCAACACTGCTGTAGCCCA GGATGTGGCATGTCTCCCTGAACCCGACGACAGACTCAACA tgtcACAGGGTGGGACCGGTAACCTTTCTCACATTACTCCCAACACATCACTGGGTTTTGTTCAGGCCACACCATCACGGGTGCTGCCGTCTCCTACAGTCAACACACGGGAAGCTCTGG ATGTTATCATGGACATGTTCCAGGCGCCAACCCTCCTCGAGGACCCGTTCAACAAAACATCGGCTTTTCCCTCGTCAGAGGTGGAGGCCGAACCGGCCCCACTTAAACATG GAGGGGACTCGTATTTCACTAAGCCCCGCGCTGCTGCCTCGTTTACTATCTTCCAGGATGaacaagacaaagaaaacatcag tgccgctgctcctcatccttcaCTCAGCAAATCTAAACCAATCAAAGCTCTGGCTGAGATACGGCAGGTTAAAAAATCAAAC GAGACGCCTCCTGAGCTGATGCCGGACGAGAGCACCATGTGGGGGGCCCGCTACAACTCCCTCAACTCCCTGGCAGCGTGTCCCAACAGCACCACCGACTTCGCCATGTTGGCCCAGTGTGTGTCCACACCGTTCGCATTCAAGACGCCTCACAGCAGCAACTTCTTCCAGGATGAAG AGAACAgcggtggtggtgacggtgatGACGACGAATTTATGAGACGTCAACCGAAAAAACTCAG CCCCATCATGGAGCAGAGTCCAGCTGAAGAAACTGCCATCAGTCACATGGCCCTGCCCTCTGACAGGCTCGGGACCATTGTAGGTGAGGGTCTTGCCTCAGCCCAGCTCTGCTcgacctcctccaccaccctggtgcaggctccgccccctggtgTGTTGTCCTTCAGAGACCAGACCATCTCCACCAGGACTACATTGGACACAGACCAAGAGCAGCCCCCCAAGTCCAAGAGTCCATTTTCAATCAAGAGAGAACCATTCAAGATACTGGAGGATCTGGATGAACCGGCCCAGAATCCAGTCGGTGATGTTCCCATGAGTCCAGAGGGGACCCTCAAACCTGACTGGCTCAGCATCGGGAGCCCTGAGGTTCCACCGGAAACTGACCTGGATGCTTTCCTGAGCCCATGTCGGCCAAAGCGCGCTGATGTGCCCATGACCCCAGAACCACCGCTCTGCACAGCTGTACCCATGAGCCCAGCAACGGCGCCGCAGTCAGACGGAGGCCGGTGCTTGGACGTGTCCATGAGTTCACCAACGCCGGCACGTGCGGCCGGCCCACCACTGGTGTCTGACCCATGGGACAATGATCTGATCTCAGATTTGCTGTCGGCACTCACTCCGCCGCTACCCTCTCACCCTCATTACATCACCTGGTCCTGCAACATGCCCGCCATCAGCCCGCGGATGACCATCACCATGG GTAAAGCATCTCTAAGAGTCGACTGCATCCTTGGAGAAGGAGCCTTCGCCACCGTGTATCAGGCCACCAACCCTGCGACCTTAGAGAAGGTGGTGTTGAAG GTCCAGAAACCGGCCAATCCCTGGGAGTTTTACATCAACACCCAGCTGGACGCTCGGCTGCAGCCCCACACACGTCACCTCTTCAGCAACATCCGTTCAGCTCACCTGTTCAATAACGGCAGCGTTCTGCTTGCTCAGCTCCACAATTACGGCACCTTGCTG AATGCAGTGAACATCTACAAAACCCTGAGTGAGAAGCTGATGCCGCAGCCGCTTGTTATGTACCTGGCTACCTGCATCCTGACCatggtggagcagctgcacgCCATCCACATCATCCACGCTGACATCAAACCTGACAACTTCCTACTGGGAGAGAG GTTCCTGGAGAACAGGTGCTTTGAGCCAGAGAACTTGGACCACGGCCTCGTCCTCATTGACCTCGGCCAGAGCATCGACCTGGATCTTTTCCCAGAGGGCACCGCGTTCACTGCCAAGTGCCTGACATCAGGCTTCCAGTGCACTGAGATGCTGAGTGGGAAACCATGGAATTACCAG acgGATTACTTTGGAGTTGCAGGGACGGTTCACTGCATGCTGTTCGGGACCTACATGCAGGTGACAAATGATGGCGGCGTGTGGAAGACCAACGGTGTCTTCAGAAG AATTCCTCACAGCGACCTGTGGCAGGAGTTCTTCCACGTTCTTCTGAACGTTCCGGACTGTTCCGGGCTGCCAAGCCTGCGGGGCCTGCGTGGGAAGCTGACGTCGGTCCTGCAGCAGGACTACAGCAACAAACTCGGCACGTTGAAGAGTCGTCTGGTGGTTCAGCTGCTGGAGCGCCGGAAAGCAGCCGCAAAAtga